The following are from one region of the Thermococcus cleftensis genome:
- a CDS encoding maleate cis-trans isomerase family protein, which translates to MYGWRGRLGLIVPSSNTTMEMELHSVLPEGVSLHTARVPLRNVTEEELIKMNALAVESAKLLRDAGVELILYGCTSGSFIGGKDYEKELEAQIEEEVNVPVVSTSTAVVEALKILDAQSVLVVTPYTDEINQREREFLEANDFEVLDIRGLGLEDNQAIGKLEPYEAYRLAKASFLDEADAVFISCTNLRTFEIIETLEEDLGVPVVTSNQASLWLALRQMDVMEKIPYLGRLFTEF; encoded by the coding sequence ATGTACGGCTGGAGAGGAAGACTTGGCCTTATCGTCCCGTCATCTAACACGACCATGGAGATGGAACTTCATTCAGTCCTTCCCGAGGGCGTTTCGCTCCACACCGCGAGGGTTCCTCTCAGGAACGTCACCGAAGAGGAGCTTATAAAGATGAACGCCCTGGCGGTCGAGAGCGCCAAGCTCCTCCGCGATGCGGGGGTTGAGCTGATCCTCTACGGTTGCACGAGCGGTTCGTTCATAGGCGGAAAGGACTACGAGAAAGAACTGGAGGCGCAAATAGAGGAAGAGGTGAACGTCCCGGTCGTGAGCACGAGCACCGCCGTCGTGGAGGCGCTGAAGATACTGGACGCCCAGTCGGTTCTGGTCGTCACGCCCTACACCGACGAGATAAACCAGAGGGAGAGGGAGTTCCTCGAGGCCAACGACTTCGAGGTCCTAGACATAAGGGGGCTCGGCCTGGAGGACAACCAGGCTATAGGGAAGCTCGAGCCCTACGAGGCATACCGCCTGGCAAAGGCGAGCTTCCTCGACGAGGCGGACGCGGTTTTCATAAGCTGCACCAACCTCAGGACCTTCGAGATAATCGAAACGCTGGAGGAGGACCTAGGAGTCCCGGTCGTTACCAGCAACCAGGCCTCGCTGTGGCTCGCACTGAGGCAGATGGACGTGATGGAGAAGATTCCCTACCTCGG
- a CDS encoding nitroreductase family protein translates to MELKEAIRLRTSVRYFEDMDVPEEHVKALIEAAIRAPTASGLENWLFVVFRSEGARERLYSLIAEGMEAYYRAVKLSEEKIEKLRRRMYEEGMYRAPVYIAVFIDRGTRFLPGKEFDELEFIWSVESAAMAIQNLMLKAVELGLGTVYIGVTNFRGIEEKVRELAGLDENHYLVGLVPVGYPRGEVRPRKRRKKLGDVVKFV, encoded by the coding sequence GTGGAGCTGAAGGAGGCGATAAGGCTAAGAACATCGGTGAGGTACTTCGAGGATATGGACGTTCCCGAGGAGCACGTGAAGGCCCTAATAGAGGCTGCCATAAGGGCGCCAACGGCCAGCGGCCTGGAGAACTGGCTCTTCGTGGTCTTCCGGAGCGAAGGGGCGAGGGAAAGGCTCTACTCCCTGATAGCTGAGGGAATGGAAGCCTACTACAGGGCGGTGAAGCTTTCCGAGGAGAAGATAGAGAAGCTCAGGCGGAGAATGTACGAGGAGGGAATGTACAGGGCGCCGGTTTACATCGCGGTGTTCATCGACAGGGGGACCCGCTTCCTTCCCGGGAAGGAGTTCGACGAGCTCGAGTTCATATGGAGCGTTGAGAGCGCCGCGATGGCCATTCAGAACCTCATGCTCAAGGCCGTTGAGCTGGGCCTCGGGACTGTCTACATCGGGGTAACAAACTTCCGGGGGATAGAGGAGAAGGTTAGAGAGCTCGCAGGCCTCGACGAGAACCACTACCTCGTTGGCCTCGTTCCTGTGGGCTATCCAAGGGGTGAGGTGCGACCCAGGAAGAGGAGGAAAAAGCTGGGGGACGTCGTTAAGTTTGTCTGA